One Deinococcus aestuarii DNA segment encodes these proteins:
- a CDS encoding vWA domain-containing protein — protein MTTGPDAPPLPADLPARVVAFAARLRAAHGFLIGPGEVTDALRALGAVDVLRLREVRDALRLVLTASPAQAPVFDAEFEAFFRPRTGPPPPELPPLLPQTEAPPPPQKVSGEAGEPRPVPGESRAEDSPEEGEDQPLQGRTPPRETEGEPDDPADPPRLLQARLSPHAGEGGRVEAGGDDLPELLRAAGALVRAVELGRARRRVPMLRGTRLDARRTLRASARTAGDPARLRWLGRPRRAPRFLIVLDGSRSMGRGATLLLRFAHALHLRARRVEVYAFSTALTRLTPTLRGAPPGEALRLPDLGDAWGGGTRIGESLLRLARDERARVTRDTVVLILSDGLDTGDPEVLARALRDLGHRAGLLAWLSPLAATPGYQPVQRAVQAALPHLDAFLPAASVGDLHALARSLRGRW, from the coding sequence GTGACGACGGGCCCGGACGCGCCCCCCCTCCCCGCCGACCTCCCGGCGCGGGTGGTCGCCTTCGCGGCGCGGCTCAGGGCGGCCCACGGCTTCCTGATCGGGCCCGGCGAGGTGACGGACGCGCTGCGGGCCCTCGGGGCGGTGGACGTGCTGCGGCTGCGCGAGGTGCGCGACGCGCTGCGGCTGGTCCTCACCGCGAGCCCGGCCCAGGCGCCCGTCTTCGACGCCGAGTTCGAGGCCTTCTTCCGGCCCCGTACCGGGCCACCCCCGCCCGAGCTGCCGCCCCTGTTGCCGCAGACGGAGGCGCCTCCGCCGCCGCAGAAGGTCTCGGGGGAGGCGGGAGAGCCGCGCCCGGTGCCCGGCGAGTCGCGGGCCGAGGACTCGCCGGAGGAGGGGGAGGATCAGCCCCTCCAGGGCCGCACCCCCCCGCGCGAGACGGAGGGCGAGCCCGACGACCCGGCGGACCCGCCCCGGCTGCTCCAGGCCCGCCTCAGCCCCCACGCGGGCGAGGGGGGGCGGGTGGAGGCGGGAGGGGACGACCTGCCGGAGCTGCTGCGGGCGGCGGGCGCCCTGGTGCGGGCGGTGGAGCTGGGGCGGGCCCGGCGGCGGGTGCCCATGTTGCGGGGCACGCGGCTCGACGCCCGGCGCACCCTGCGGGCCTCGGCGCGCACGGCGGGCGACCCGGCGCGGCTGCGCTGGCTGGGCCGTCCGCGCCGGGCTCCCCGCTTCCTGATTGTGCTCGACGGCAGCCGCAGCATGGGCCGGGGGGCCACGCTGCTGCTGCGTTTCGCCCACGCCCTGCACCTGCGGGCGCGTCGGGTGGAGGTCTACGCCTTCAGCACGGCGCTGACCCGCCTGACCCCCACCCTGCGCGGCGCCCCCCCCGGCGAGGCGCTGAGGCTCCCCGACCTCGGCGACGCCTGGGGCGGCGGCACCCGAATCGGGGAGAGTCTGCTGCGGCTCGCCCGCGACGAGCGCGCCCGCGTGACCCGCGACACCGTGGTCCTGATCCTCAGCGACGGTCTCGACACGGGTGACCCGGAGGTGCTGGCCCGCGCCCTGCGGGACCTCGGCCACCGGGCGGGCCTGCTCGCGTGGCTCTCGCCCCTCGCCGCCACGCCCGGCTACCAGCCGGTGCAGCGCGCGGTCCAGGCGGCCCTGCCCCACCTCGACGCCTTCCTGCCCGCCGCGAGTGTGGGCGACCTGCACGCCCTGGCGCGGAGCCTGCGGGGACGGTGGTAG
- a CDS encoding nucleotidyltransferase family protein gives MSAPGPPPPVWGVLLAAGRSTRMGRPKQLAPLRGVPLVRHAALALAGGGHDGLLAVLPPGEVGEGVRAALADLPFAFAVNPDPARGLLGSFRVAAQALPPGVAGANFALGDMPLVTADLHAALLRAFRETGAPAVLARYGDPGGETVGAPPHLLRADLLAGLPGLPDADHGPRALLRDHRAGVVTLTFPAARLLDVDTPEGLAQAEAWLAGLPSV, from the coding sequence ATGTCCGCGCCCGGCCCCCCTCCGCCCGTCTGGGGTGTCCTCCTGGCGGCGGGCCGGAGCACCCGGATGGGCCGCCCCAAGCAGCTCGCACCCCTGCGCGGCGTGCCCCTCGTGCGCCACGCGGCGCTGGCGCTGGCGGGGGGCGGGCACGACGGCCTCCTCGCGGTGCTGCCCCCGGGCGAGGTGGGGGAGGGCGTCCGCGCGGCGCTCGCCGACCTGCCCTTCGCCTTCGCGGTGAATCCCGACCCGGCGCGGGGGCTGCTGGGGTCTTTCCGGGTGGCGGCGCAGGCGCTGCCGCCGGGGGTCGCCGGGGCCAATTTCGCGCTGGGGGATATGCCGCTGGTGACGGCCGACCTGCACGCTGCCCTCCTGCGGGCCTTCCGTGAGACGGGCGCCCCCGCCGTGCTCGCCCGCTACGGCGACCCGGGCGGGGAGACCGTCGGCGCGCCGCCCCACCTTCTGCGCGCCGACCTCCTCGCCGGGCTGCCGGGCCTGCCCGACGCCGACCACGGCCCCCGCGCCCTCCTGCGGGATCACCGGGCCGGGGTCGTCACCCTCACCTTCCCCGCCGCGCGCCTCCTCGACGTGGACACGCCGGAGGGGCTGGCGCAGGCGGAGGCGTGGCTGGCGGGCCTTCCCTCGGTCTGA
- the glyA gene encoding serine hydroxymethyltransferase, which produces MTSTAEKPDLAVRDTAVFDLIEQEAERQRVGLELIASENFTSAAVREAQGSVLTNKYAEGYPGKRWYGGCEVVDQVERLAIERVKELFGAEWANVQPHSGSSANLAVYNALIEPGDTVLGMDLSHGGHLTHGNPVNFSGLRYKIVGYKVNPETELIDMEEVRRLAHEHRPKMIIAGASAYSRIIDFAAFREVADEVGAILFADIAHIAGLIAAGVHPGALPHAHVVASTTHKTLRGPRGGIILSNDVELGAKIDRAVFPGYQGGPLEHVIAAKAVAFGEALRPEFREYSAQVIRNAQALAKAFQDRGYRVVSGGTDNHLFVLDLRPQGLNGTKATKRLDANAITISKSTLPYDTEKILHGGGIRLGTPAVTTRGMGEEDMPRIADLIDRALGGEDVKAEVHAFAGGFPLP; this is translated from the coding sequence ATGACGAGCACCGCCGAGAAACCCGACCTCGCCGTCCGCGACACGGCGGTCTTCGACCTGATCGAGCAGGAGGCCGAGCGTCAGCGCGTGGGGCTGGAGCTGATCGCCTCCGAGAACTTCACCTCCGCCGCCGTGCGCGAGGCGCAGGGGAGCGTGCTGACGAACAAGTACGCGGAAGGGTATCCCGGCAAACGCTGGTACGGCGGCTGCGAGGTCGTCGATCAGGTGGAGCGCCTCGCCATCGAGCGGGTGAAGGAACTGTTCGGCGCCGAGTGGGCGAACGTGCAGCCGCACTCCGGCTCCAGCGCGAACCTCGCCGTCTACAACGCGCTGATCGAGCCGGGGGACACCGTGCTGGGCATGGACCTCTCGCACGGCGGGCACCTGACGCACGGGAACCCGGTGAACTTCTCCGGCCTGCGGTACAAGATCGTCGGGTACAAGGTGAACCCCGAGACGGAACTCATCGACATGGAGGAGGTGCGCCGCCTCGCCCACGAGCACAGGCCCAAGATGATCATCGCGGGGGCGAGCGCGTACAGCCGGATCATCGACTTCGCGGCCTTCCGGGAGGTGGCGGACGAGGTGGGGGCGATCCTCTTCGCGGACATCGCGCACATCGCCGGGCTGATCGCGGCGGGCGTGCACCCGGGCGCGCTGCCGCACGCGCACGTGGTCGCCTCGACGACGCACAAGACGCTGCGGGGGCCACGCGGCGGGATCATCCTCAGCAACGACGTGGAACTCGGCGCGAAGATCGACCGGGCCGTCTTCCCCGGTTACCAGGGCGGGCCGCTGGAGCACGTGATCGCCGCGAAGGCGGTGGCGTTCGGGGAGGCGCTGCGGCCCGAGTTCAGGGAGTACAGCGCGCAGGTCATCAGGAACGCGCAGGCGCTCGCCAAAGCGTTTCAGGACCGGGGCTACCGGGTCGTCTCCGGCGGCACCGACAACCACCTCTTCGTCCTCGACCTGCGCCCGCAGGGGCTCAACGGCACCAAGGCGACGAAGCGGCTGGACGCCAACGCGATCACCATCTCCAAGTCCACGCTGCCCTACGACACGGAAAAGATTCTGCACGGGGGCGGCATCCGCCTCGGCACGCCCGCGGTGACGACGCGCGGCATGGGGGAAGAGGACATGCCCAGGATCGCGGACCTGATCGACCGGGCGCTGGGGGGCGAGGACGTGAAGGCAGAGGTCCACGCCTTCGCCGGGGGTTTCCCGCTGCCCTGA
- a CDS encoding metallophosphoesterase, whose translation MNRPVVIIPDLHGRADLLAAAVGYAADTFGPDTHFLSLGDAIDRGLHSVDCAELLLDLHRQGRATLLMGNHERMAWEGLKWYRRFQETGDPGDYRRALEGFRWWMGNGGESVRRELGGLTLERFPAPLAEYLDVLRRVVYVTASGEVVGEPPAGLSVLVAHASPPVPHRQYPNPEAAALWLRPFDGPFPLPSGVTYSVHGHTPVQAPVQVDRHVYLDLGAYETGRLALLPVNVLSPPPVTILYGPGDPGAARRYAAFGEALPTRPVPLPAAY comes from the coding sequence GTGAACAGGCCCGTCGTCATCATCCCGGACCTGCACGGGCGGGCGGACCTCCTTGCGGCGGCGGTGGGGTACGCGGCGGACACTTTCGGGCCGGACACGCACTTCCTGAGCCTGGGGGACGCCATCGACCGGGGGCTGCACAGCGTGGACTGCGCCGAACTCCTGCTCGACCTGCACCGCCAGGGCCGGGCGACCCTGCTGATGGGCAACCACGAGCGGATGGCCTGGGAGGGGTTGAAGTGGTACCGCCGCTTTCAGGAGACGGGCGACCCCGGCGACTACCGCCGCGCGCTGGAGGGCTTCCGCTGGTGGATGGGCAACGGCGGCGAGAGCGTGCGCCGAGAGCTCGGCGGGCTGACCCTGGAACGCTTCCCCGCCCCCCTCGCCGAGTACCTGGATGTGCTGCGCCGGGTGGTGTACGTCACCGCGAGCGGCGAGGTCGTGGGGGAGCCGCCCGCCGGGCTGAGCGTGCTCGTGGCGCACGCGAGCCCGCCCGTGCCGCACCGCCAGTACCCCAATCCCGAGGCGGCGGCGCTGTGGCTGCGGCCCTTCGACGGGCCCTTCCCGCTGCCCTCCGGGGTGACCTACAGCGTGCACGGGCACACGCCCGTCCAGGCCCCGGTGCAGGTGGACCGCCACGTCTACCTCGACCTGGGGGCCTACGAGACCGGGCGGCTCGCCCTGCTGCCGGTGAACGTGCTCTCGCCCCCGCCCGTCACCATCCTGTATGGTCCGGGGGACCCCGGGGCGGCGCGGCGGTACGCGGCCTTCGGGGAGGCGCTGCCCACGCGGCCCGTGCCCCTGCCCGCCGCCTACTGA
- a CDS encoding acyltransferase family protein: protein MRQNSFDALRILAALAVMASHAWQVTSGELDPDVLYRLSGGQMTLGALAVTVFFGMSGYLVMGSWERRPDVAAFARARALRIWPALIVVVAVTVGLIGPALSSEFGYWSSPLTWAYGQNLWLHQPPGGQRFLPGVFETNPLPQVVNGPLWTLEYEVECYAALLALGAARLLTRESVTALAVALAVIVWRVPGAQEQPWLYLPLAFSVGAALQAWNARLPWRRDLALAALLFVVAGVAGEDLRTFASTFGLYAVLYVARSRRLAGWGRWGDPSYGIYLWGMLVQQIVVALGLGLTPAANLLLSVPVTVALAYASWHLVERRALALKDKPSVHSCAQTTPP, encoded by the coding sequence GTGAGGCAGAACAGCTTTGACGCCCTGCGCATCCTCGCTGCCCTGGCCGTGATGGCTTCCCACGCGTGGCAGGTCACGAGCGGTGAACTCGACCCGGACGTCCTGTACCGGCTCTCGGGCGGACAGATGACGTTGGGGGCGCTCGCCGTCACGGTGTTCTTCGGGATGAGCGGTTATTTGGTGATGGGGTCTTGGGAGCGCCGACCGGACGTGGCCGCGTTCGCCCGTGCCCGCGCCCTGCGCATCTGGCCCGCCCTGATCGTGGTCGTGGCCGTCACCGTGGGACTGATCGGCCCGGCGCTGAGCTCGGAGTTCGGGTATTGGTCGAGTCCGCTCACCTGGGCCTACGGGCAGAATCTGTGGCTGCATCAGCCGCCCGGGGGCCAACGGTTCCTGCCCGGCGTGTTCGAAACCAACCCACTCCCCCAGGTGGTGAACGGGCCGCTGTGGACCCTGGAATACGAGGTGGAGTGCTACGCCGCCCTGCTCGCGCTGGGGGCCGCCCGGCTGCTCACCCGGGAGAGCGTCACGGCCCTCGCCGTCGCCCTCGCCGTGATCGTGTGGCGGGTGCCGGGCGCGCAGGAGCAGCCGTGGCTTTACCTGCCTCTCGCCTTCAGCGTGGGCGCGGCACTTCAGGCCTGGAACGCGCGTCTGCCGTGGCGGCGCGACCTCGCCCTCGCGGCGCTCCTCTTCGTCGTCGCGGGCGTCGCCGGGGAGGACCTGCGGACATTCGCCAGCACCTTCGGCCTCTACGCCGTGCTCTACGTGGCTCGGAGTCGGCGGCTCGCTGGTTGGGGGCGCTGGGGCGATCCCAGCTACGGAATCTACCTCTGGGGCATGCTGGTCCAGCAGATCGTGGTGGCCCTCGGCCTCGGCCTCACGCCCGCCGCCAACCTGCTGCTCAGCGTTCCGGTGACGGTGGCCCTGGCCTATGCGTCCTGGCATCTCGTGGAGAGGCGGGCCCTGGCCCTCAAGGACAAGCCGTCCGTCCACTCCTGCGCCCAGACGACACCCCCCTGA
- a CDS encoding AAA family ATPase → MSQPSEPSAAAPSPMPAPDPLREAFRERGYVAGDALATALRLVVALGKPLLLEGPAGVGKTEAAKTLAAALGTRLIRLQCYEGLDAQAALYEWNYARQLLHLRAAEAGGRPVTDDDLYGPEFLMRRPLLEAISQPTPPVLLIDEVDRADDAFEAFLLELLAEWQVTVPELGTISATARPHVILTSNRARELSDALRRRCLYLWVDYPSRTQELEIVRARLPGISEALAAQVTRAVHALRELPLGKPPGVAETLDWAAALVALHRDHLDEEALRVTLGAVLKLREDQTLARATLERLARG, encoded by the coding sequence ATGAGTCAGCCTTCAGAGCCGAGCGCCGCCGCCCCCTCCCCCATGCCCGCGCCCGATCCGCTGCGCGAGGCCTTTCGTGAGCGGGGGTACGTGGCGGGCGACGCGCTGGCGACGGCGCTGCGGCTCGTCGTGGCGCTCGGCAAGCCGCTGCTGCTGGAGGGCCCGGCGGGGGTCGGCAAGACCGAGGCGGCCAAGACCCTCGCGGCGGCGCTGGGCACGCGGCTGATCCGGCTGCAATGCTACGAGGGGCTCGACGCCCAGGCGGCGCTCTACGAGTGGAACTACGCCCGCCAGCTCCTACACCTGCGCGCGGCGGAGGCGGGGGGGCGCCCGGTGACGGACGACGACCTCTACGGCCCCGAGTTCCTGATGCGCCGCCCCCTGCTGGAGGCGATCAGCCAGCCCACCCCGCCCGTGCTCCTGATCGACGAGGTGGACCGCGCCGACGACGCCTTCGAGGCCTTCTTGCTCGAACTGCTCGCCGAGTGGCAGGTCACGGTGCCGGAGCTGGGCACGATCAGCGCCACCGCCCGCCCGCACGTCATCCTGACGAGCAACCGCGCCCGCGAGCTGAGCGACGCCCTGCGCCGCCGCTGCCTGTACCTCTGGGTGGACTACCCCAGCCGGACGCAGGAGCTGGAGATCGTGCGGGCCCGGCTGCCCGGGATCAGTGAAGCCCTCGCCGCGCAGGTCACGCGGGCCGTCCACGCGCTGCGCGAGTTGCCGCTCGGCAAGCCGCCGGGGGTGGCCGAGACGCTCGACTGGGCCGCCGCGCTCGTCGCCCTGCACCGCGACCACCTCGACGAGGAGGCGCTGCGAGTCACCCTGGGCGCCGTCCTCAAGCTGCGCGAGGATCAGACCCTCGCCCGCGCGACCCTGGAACGGCTGGCGAGGGGGTGA
- a CDS encoding amidohydrolase, whose amino-acid sequence MTQTVDPVTDLREQLVAWRRHLHMHPEVGFHEHETAAYIEAELRKMPGLTVSRPTGTSVLAVLKGGKPGRTLLLRADIDALPMEEENTFEYVSQNPGAMHACGHDGHTAILLGVARLLSGDAANVPGEVRMIFQHAEEIGPGGAEELVMQTELMDGVDVVTGLHLNSQLPVGMVAVKPGAFMAAPDTIHITIKGKGGHGAHPEETVDPIAVGAQVVTNLQHVVSRHVAALDALVVSVTSFHSGTTHNVIPDTANMLGTVRTFDAELRERAPGMIERVIKGVCEAHGAGYEFRYEPGYRPVINTDWVAAQLREIALETVGPEHYRDAKPTMGGEDFSAYLQKAPGAYFNVGSGSDEADSRWPHHHPRFTLDEASLETGVRMLHAAALRLSLPE is encoded by the coding sequence ATGACCCAAACCGTGGACCCGGTGACGGACCTGCGCGAACAGCTCGTGGCGTGGCGGCGGCACCTGCACATGCACCCCGAGGTCGGCTTTCACGAGCACGAGACGGCGGCCTACATCGAGGCCGAGCTGCGGAAGATGCCGGGCCTGACCGTCTCCCGCCCGACCGGGACGAGCGTGCTGGCGGTCCTGAAGGGCGGGAAGCCGGGCCGCACCCTCCTGCTGCGCGCCGACATCGACGCCCTGCCGATGGAGGAGGAGAACACCTTCGAGTACGTGTCGCAAAACCCCGGCGCCATGCACGCCTGCGGCCACGACGGGCACACGGCGATCCTGCTCGGCGTCGCGCGCCTGCTGTCGGGGGACGCGGCGAACGTCCCCGGCGAGGTCCGCATGATCTTCCAGCACGCCGAGGAGATCGGGCCGGGCGGGGCCGAGGAACTCGTCATGCAGACAGAGCTGATGGACGGGGTGGACGTGGTGACGGGCCTGCACCTCAACTCCCAGCTTCCGGTGGGGATGGTGGCGGTCAAGCCCGGTGCCTTTATGGCCGCACCCGACACCATTCACATCACGATCAAGGGCAAGGGCGGGCACGGGGCGCACCCCGAGGAGACAGTCGATCCCATCGCGGTGGGGGCGCAGGTCGTCACCAACCTCCAGCATGTCGTGAGCCGCCACGTCGCCGCCCTCGACGCCCTGGTCGTCTCGGTCACCTCCTTCCACAGCGGCACGACGCACAACGTCATCCCCGACACGGCGAACATGCTGGGCACGGTGCGGACCTTCGACGCCGAGCTGCGCGAGCGGGCGCCCGGGATGATCGAGCGGGTGATCAAGGGCGTGTGTGAGGCACACGGGGCGGGCTACGAGTTCCGGTACGAGCCCGGCTACCGGCCCGTCATCAACACGGACTGGGTGGCGGCGCAACTCCGGGAGATCGCGCTGGAGACGGTGGGCCCGGAGCACTACCGGGACGCGAAACCCACGATGGGTGGCGAGGACTTCAGCGCGTACCTCCAGAAAGCCCCCGGCGCGTACTTCAACGTCGGCTCGGGTAGCGACGAGGCCGACAGCCGCTGGCCGCACCACCACCCGCGCTTCACCCTGGACGAGGCCAGCCTGGAGACGGGCGTGCGGATGCTGCACGCCGCCGCGCTGCGCCTGAGCCTGCCGGAGTAG
- a CDS encoding metallophosphoesterase, with protein sequence MTRPDSPPVTRRRVLRGLLGGGAALGALGGVGAAQAYAFGVTREQASLPGLRSPLRAAFLTDLHYGLYVGPGSVRAWVDAANAERPDLVLLGGDLLDLPSGDSPAALFPELARLRAPLGVYGVWGNHDYDSFGRRDSRRGGRARPDWEERREQLTADFARAGVTLLVNTGRAVRDDLWLGGVNDFWQRDADPAAALAGAGDRATLLLTHNPDVLPELPAHVGLTLCGHTHGGQIRLPLVGAVHVPSRYGQRYAMGWVRGAFGSPAYVSRGLGTSGVPIRNLCAPEVTVLTLTGAG encoded by the coding sequence ATGACCCGCCCCGACTCCCCCCCCGTCACCCGCCGCCGGGTGCTGCGCGGCCTGCTCGGCGGCGGCGCGGCCCTGGGCGCCCTCGGCGGAGTGGGTGCGGCCCAGGCCTATGCCTTCGGCGTGACGCGGGAGCAGGCGAGCCTGCCGGGCCTGCGTTCTCCCCTGCGTGCCGCCTTCCTCACCGACCTGCACTACGGGCTGTACGTCGGCCCCGGAAGCGTGCGCGCCTGGGTGGACGCCGCGAACGCCGAGCGCCCCGACCTCGTGCTGCTGGGGGGCGATCTCCTTGACCTCCCTTCCGGCGACTCGCCCGCCGCCCTCTTTCCCGAACTCGCCCGGCTGCGCGCGCCGCTGGGCGTGTACGGCGTGTGGGGCAACCACGACTACGACTCCTTCGGGCGCCGCGACTCGCGCCGGGGAGGCCGCGCCCGCCCCGACTGGGAGGAGAGGCGCGAGCAGTTGACCGCCGACTTCGCCCGCGCGGGCGTTACCCTGCTCGTGAACACGGGGCGGGCCGTGCGGGATGACCTCTGGCTGGGCGGCGTGAACGACTTCTGGCAACGCGACGCCGACCCGGCGGCGGCCCTGGCGGGGGCCGGGGACCGCGCCACCCTGCTCCTGACCCACAACCCGGACGTGCTGCCCGAGCTGCCTGCTCACGTCGGCCTGACCCTGTGCGGGCACACCCACGGGGGCCAGATTCGTCTGCCGCTGGTCGGCGCCGTGCACGTGCCCAGCCGTTACGGGCAGCGGTACGCGATGGGCTGGGTGCGCGGCGCGTTTGGGAGTCCCGCCTACGTCAGCCGCGGCCTGGGCACGAGCGGCGTGCCCATCCGCAACCTCTGCGCGCCCGAGGTCACCGTGCTCACGCTGACGGGGGCGGGGTAA
- a CDS encoding SRPBCC family protein — protein sequence MKLNYSGQEQVQAPPAAVWAFVQDPERVARCLPDVQEVVVHDQTHMDATVQVGVGMVRGKFKFKIEVLPDEAQNRVNVKVQGGGLGSVVDLTAGATVQDNGDGTTTLDWTGDATMRGPVATVGGRVLDAQAQKLIQKTFQNMSTQVGEQSGTPA from the coding sequence ATGAAACTCAACTACAGCGGTCAGGAGCAGGTGCAGGCCCCCCCGGCGGCGGTGTGGGCCTTCGTGCAGGACCCCGAGCGGGTGGCGCGCTGCCTGCCCGACGTGCAGGAGGTCGTCGTCCACGACCAGACCCACATGGACGCGACCGTGCAGGTCGGGGTGGGCATGGTGCGCGGCAAGTTCAAGTTCAAGATCGAGGTCTTGCCCGACGAGGCGCAAAACCGGGTGAACGTCAAGGTGCAGGGCGGCGGCCTGGGCAGCGTGGTGGACCTGACGGCGGGGGCGACCGTCCAGGACAACGGCGACGGCACGACCACCCTCGACTGGACGGGCGACGCCACCATGCGCGGGCCGGTCGCCACGGTGGGCGGGCGCGTGCTCGACGCCCAGGCGCAAAAGCTCATCCAGAAGACCTTCCAGAACATGAGCACGCAGGTGGGCGAGCAGTCGGGCACGCCCGCCTGA
- a CDS encoding CHAD domain-containing protein — translation MTKRSPTADRLEEVWPRLRAGDPGAVHAARKLTRRAQAELRVAGAGGKVRRAWRDLRRAAAPLRDHDVAGGHLHAALVGLGAPPPLLDRFDAEWTARRAGLLAGTEWPAKPPAYDLKGGWKGRARKLAAGDVDELLGEGEAALASEDTQPWHDWRKNLKRHRYTLDLLGDVPTPLTDVLDALGRLQDTEVTTALLRDDPALSGLLGEFRDQLLVREAAAGKAARAWVRTLFPAFSEALRTAGEADKKGRKQVPEPAAQA, via the coding sequence ATGACCAAACGCAGCCCCACCGCCGACCGGCTGGAGGAAGTCTGGCCCAGGCTCAGGGCCGGGGACCCGGGGGCCGTCCACGCCGCCCGCAAGCTCACCCGCCGCGCCCAGGCCGAGCTCCGCGTGGCCGGAGCGGGCGGCAAGGTGAGGCGCGCGTGGCGGGACCTGCGCCGCGCCGCCGCGCCCCTGCGCGACCACGACGTGGCCGGGGGCCACCTGCACGCTGCGCTCGTGGGGCTGGGCGCTCCGCCGCCGCTCCTCGACCGCTTCGACGCGGAATGGACCGCCCGCCGCGCTGGCCTGCTCGCCGGGACCGAGTGGCCCGCAAAACCCCCCGCCTACGACCTCAAGGGGGGCTGGAAGGGCCGCGCCCGCAAGCTCGCCGCCGGGGACGTGGACGAGCTGCTGGGGGAGGGCGAGGCCGCGCTCGCCTCCGAGGACACCCAGCCCTGGCACGACTGGCGCAAGAACCTCAAGCGTCACCGCTACACCCTCGACCTCCTCGGCGACGTGCCCACGCCGCTGACCGACGTGCTCGACGCCCTGGGCCGCCTCCAGGACACGGAAGTCACCACCGCGCTGCTGCGGGACGACCCGGCCCTCTCTGGACTGCTGGGCGAATTCCGCGACCAGCTCCTCGTGCGCGAGGCGGCGGCGGGCAAGGCGGCGCGGGCGTGGGTGCGGACCCTCTTCCCGGCCTTCTCCGAGGCCCTGCGGACGGCGGGCGAGGCGGACAAGAAGGGCAGGAAACAGGTCCCCGAGCCCGCCGCCCAGGCCTGA
- a CDS encoding HD domain-containing phosphohydrolase, with the protein MAGSLPPRTTAVPGAGQATSVADLTLGLTRLGLTAPDLGSAMRPALDALVERTAAVGAGYFQLREGTLTFHARAASGAMPAGPVMEALLAHGLPADLPLLRALAGTQGALFFGDTRGHPEAAGFPELGVLALTAAPIHDGGGRLVGALLSHTFTPHGWAQEERALFAGVTGLLSLVAARLDAEEREQAAHEGALRVLGLTLEARDAETQGHTDRVTALAVRLGALLGLRDSALRALRWGAYLHDLGKISIPDAILHHPGRLDPSARARMEEHVLDGARLAEQLPFLPRGALDVILSHHEWWNGGGYPRGLAGEAIPLGARIFAPCDVYDALVSERPYKRAWTHAEAVGYLEEGSGTQFDPAVVAAFVRVLTGDGLLTPPPSA; encoded by the coding sequence ATGGCAGGCTCCCTTCCACCCCGGACGACCGCGGTGCCCGGCGCCGGGCAGGCGACCTCGGTGGCCGACCTGACCCTCGGGCTCACGCGCCTGGGACTCACGGCCCCGGACCTGGGGAGCGCGATGCGGCCCGCCCTCGACGCGCTGGTGGAGCGCACCGCCGCCGTGGGGGCGGGGTACTTCCAGTTGCGGGAGGGCACCCTGACCTTCCACGCGCGGGCGGCGAGCGGGGCGATGCCCGCGGGGCCCGTGATGGAGGCGCTGCTCGCCCACGGGCTGCCCGCCGACCTGCCGCTGCTGCGGGCGCTGGCGGGGACCCAGGGGGCGCTGTTCTTCGGGGACACGCGCGGGCACCCCGAGGCGGCGGGCTTTCCGGAACTGGGGGTGCTGGCCCTGACCGCCGCGCCCATCCACGACGGGGGCGGGCGGCTCGTCGGGGCGCTGCTCTCGCACACCTTCACGCCGCACGGGTGGGCCCAGGAGGAGCGGGCCCTCTTCGCGGGCGTGACCGGGCTGCTCTCGCTCGTCGCCGCCCGCCTCGACGCCGAGGAACGCGAGCAGGCCGCCCACGAGGGGGCGCTGCGGGTCCTGGGCCTGACCCTGGAGGCCCGCGACGCCGAGACGCAGGGCCACACCGACCGGGTGACGGCGCTCGCCGTGCGGCTGGGCGCGCTTCTCGGCCTGCGGGATTCGGCGCTGCGGGCCCTGCGCTGGGGGGCCTACCTCCACGACCTCGGCAAGATCAGCATTCCCGACGCCATCTTGCACCACCCCGGGCGCCTGGACCCGTCCGCCCGCGCCCGGATGGAGGAGCACGTCCTCGACGGGGCGCGGCTCGCGGAGCAACTGCCCTTTCTGCCGCGGGGGGCGCTCGACGTGATCCTTTCGCACCACGAGTGGTGGAACGGGGGGGGCTACCCGCGCGGGCTGGCGGGCGAGGCGATTCCCCTGGGCGCGCGCATCTTCGCCCCCTGCGACGTGTACGACGCCCTGGTGAGCGAGCGGCCCTACAAGCGCGCCTGGACCCACGCGGAGGCCGTGGGTTACCTGGAGGAGGGAAGCGGCACCCAGTTCGACCCGGCGGTGGTGGCGGCGTTCGTGCGGGTGCTGACGGGGGACGGCCTCCTTACCCCGCCCCCGTCAGCGTGA